The DNA segment GCGGGGTATCGTGAAGCGTAGTGATGTTCTTAATTTTTGAGTTTTTGCCGAAAGCAGATACATAAAACTCAGCAGCTTCTTTGGCGTTTTCGTCGGACCAGAGATGGGGAACTATTTTTTGGGGATTGT comes from the Chitinispirillales bacterium ANBcel5 genome and includes:
- a CDS encoding VOC family protein, with the translated sequence MNNNPQKIVPHLWSDENAKEAAEFYVSAFGKNSKIKNITTLHDTPPGDTDTVTFG